A section of the Pochonia chlamydosporia 170 chromosome 2, whole genome shotgun sequence genome encodes:
- a CDS encoding GPI anchored serine-rich protein (similar to Metarhizium robertsii ARSEF 23 XP_007822264.1), translated as MRFTAAAAALMAGTAIAGDVSTDYTTQLVTITACPETVTDCPARSTQVQTSVVPLTTSTVYSTKVHTITSCAPTVTNCPAHSTIVTTETVAVSTTVCPVGPPTSVPGHWNTTIAPPATTPGQCGGQPCPPASSGPATQLPPPVTTQAPACPSHSVTAITKSYTTVLTSVEYSTIEVPCPTQSAPGTGAPPAPTNPPTGGNQTTPGGNPPPVTAGAASFAGSAVFAAVAGIAAFVLA; from the exons ATGCGTTTcactgctgctgctgctgccttgatggcTGGTACCGCCATTGCCGGCGATGTTTCCACTGACTACACCACTCAGCTggtcaccatcaccgcctgCCCTGAGACCGTCACCGACTGCCCTGCTCGCTCTACTCAGGTCCAGACCTCCGTGGTTCCTCTGACCACCTCTACCGTCTACTCTACCAAGGTGCACACCATCACCTCTTGCGCTCCCACCGTCACCAACTGCCCGGCTCACAGCACCATTGTCACCACTGAGACCGTTGCCGTCTCTACCACTGTCTGCCCCGTTGGTCCTCCTACTTCTGTCCCCGGACACTGGAACACCACCATTGCTCCTCCTGCCACCACTCCTGGACAGTGCGGCGGTCAGCCTTGCCCTCCCGCCTCTTCCGGCCCTGCTACCCAGCTGCCTCCTCCCGTCACCACCCAGGCTCCCGCCTGCCCCTCTCACTCGGTCACTGCCATCACCAAGAGCTACACCACTGTCTTGACCTCCGTTGAGTACTCTACCATCGAGGTTCCCTGCCCTACTCAGTCCGCTCCCGGCACTGGTGCTCCCCCTGCTCCCACCAACCCCCCTACTGGTGGCAACCAGAC CACCCCCGGTGGCAACCCCCCTCCCGTCACTGCTGGCGCCGCTTCCTTCGCCGGCTCTGCCGTCTTCGCTGCCGTCGCCGGTATTGCCGCTTTCGTCCTTGCTTAA